A genomic region of Mitsuaria sp. 7 contains the following coding sequences:
- a CDS encoding sulfite oxidase heme-binding subunit YedZ encodes MSATPAAPSRSPPAQSAPRRPPAKRHPLLHPAAKVVLFVLCLLPLSWYVFGAFADRLGANPAETLIRGLGDWTLRFLWITLAVTPVRTWTNQPALARFRRMVGLFTFFYASLHLLAYGWLDKSLDLSDILRDIAKRPFILMGFVAWLLLVPLAATSFNRAIKALGAARWQMLHKLVYAISVIGLMHFIWMRAGKNNFAEPIVYGTILAVLLGWRVWKRVKTAKPVKR; translated from the coding sequence ATGAGTGCCACGCCCGCCGCGCCGTCACGGTCGCCGCCAGCCCAGTCCGCGCCCAGGCGCCCGCCCGCGAAACGTCATCCGCTGCTGCATCCGGCGGCGAAGGTCGTGCTCTTCGTGCTGTGCCTGCTGCCTTTGAGTTGGTACGTCTTCGGCGCCTTCGCGGACCGGTTGGGCGCGAATCCGGCGGAAACGCTGATCCGCGGCCTGGGCGACTGGACGCTGCGCTTCCTGTGGATCACGCTGGCGGTGACGCCGGTGCGCACCTGGACCAACCAGCCCGCGCTGGCGCGCTTCCGGCGGATGGTGGGGCTGTTCACCTTCTTCTACGCCAGCCTGCACCTGCTGGCCTACGGCTGGCTCGACAAGAGCCTGGACCTGTCCGACATCCTGCGCGACATCGCCAAGCGACCGTTCATCCTGATGGGCTTCGTGGCCTGGCTGCTGCTGGTGCCGCTGGCGGCGACCTCGTTCAACCGCGCGATCAAGGCGCTGGGCGCGGCGCGCTGGCAGATGCTGCACAAGCTCGTCTACGCGATCTCGGTCATCGGGCTGATGCACTTCATCTGGATGCGCGCGGGGAAGAACAACTTCGCCGAGCCCATCGTGTACGGGACGATCCTGGCGGTGCTGCTGGGATGGCGGGTGTGGAAGCGCGTGAAGACGGCGAAGCCTGTGAAGCGCTGA
- a CDS encoding GNAT family N-acetyltransferase, giving the protein MLSLHPVSERDLADLRRFEHDNRAFFEAHINARPTSYYADGGIEAAIATARREADADTGHQFLIRGIAGALIGRINLSQIKRRHYHSCELGYRIAERENGKGHAKEAVRLVLEKAFGELDLVRVEAKARAGNAGSIKILQRNGFTEFGRSTRSFQLVGEWEDMLYFECRAPGR; this is encoded by the coding sequence ATGCTGAGCCTCCACCCTGTCTCCGAGCGCGACCTCGCCGATCTGCGCCGCTTCGAACACGACAACCGCGCGTTCTTCGAAGCCCACATCAACGCGAGGCCGACGTCGTACTACGCCGATGGCGGCATCGAAGCCGCCATCGCGACCGCGCGCCGCGAGGCCGACGCGGACACAGGGCACCAGTTCCTGATCCGCGGCATCGCGGGCGCGCTGATCGGCCGCATCAACCTGAGCCAGATCAAGCGCAGGCACTACCACTCCTGCGAGCTCGGCTACCGCATCGCGGAGCGCGAGAACGGCAAGGGCCATGCGAAGGAGGCGGTGCGCCTCGTGCTGGAAAAGGCGTTCGGCGAGCTGGATCTGGTCCGCGTCGAGGCCAAGGCCCGCGCGGGGAACGCCGGCTCGATCAAGATCCTTCAGCGCAACGGCTTCACCGAATTCGGCCGCTCGACGCGGAGCTTCCAGCTCGTCGGGGAGTGGGAGGACATGCTGTATTTCGAGTGCCGCGCACCGGGGCGTTGA
- a CDS encoding NUDIX hydrolase translates to MTLEAAPLRRRPSARLLVLDADSNLLLFRFVHKDGPMAGADFWATPGGGVEPGESFAEAAIRELREETGFVATDVGASMAEREFELQLPDGERVWALEQFFVIHVVDRALTRDAWTVLEREVMAGHRWWSAAELATTTATVWPENLPDMLRATGHW, encoded by the coding sequence ATGACGCTTGAAGCTGCTCCCCTGCGCCGCCGTCCGTCGGCTCGATTGCTCGTCCTCGACGCAGACTCGAATCTGCTGCTGTTCCGCTTCGTCCACAAGGACGGGCCGATGGCGGGCGCGGACTTCTGGGCGACGCCGGGCGGCGGCGTCGAGCCAGGCGAGTCTTTCGCCGAGGCCGCGATCCGCGAGTTGAGGGAAGAGACCGGCTTCGTTGCGACGGACGTTGGAGCGTCCATGGCAGAGCGCGAGTTCGAGCTTCAATTGCCCGATGGCGAACGCGTGTGGGCGCTGGAGCAGTTCTTCGTCATTCACGTCGTCGATCGCGCGCTGACGCGCGATGCGTGGACGGTGTTGGAGCGCGAAGTCATGGCCGGCCATCGCTGGTGGTCCGCCGCCGAGCTGGCCACCACGACGGCCACGGTGTGGCCGGAGAATCTGCCGGACATGCTGCGCGCGACGGGACATTGGTAG
- a CDS encoding APH(3') family aminoglycoside O-phosphotransferase: MTDHDESDSPREVPTDAPELPPAMAARLTGYDWHRNLVGEAGARVHRLHRADAPTLYLKHGDGNAAIAIVDEFARLQWFAERWPVPRVEHFEWAGDTAWLLTLALPGRTAYEWLEDDPARAEAIVTSLGRCLRDLHKLPVNTCPFNANHRLQLDLARERLAAGLIDADDFDEARQGWTPQQVWDALVAMLPLAEDPVVSHGDFSLDNLLMSEDGEVVGVIDLGRAGVADRSRDLAILANCLDEFGPTLRDTLFSAYGIAQPDLRKLEFHLLLDECF; the protein is encoded by the coding sequence ATGACCGACCACGACGAGTCCGACTCCCCGAGAGAAGTTCCCACGGACGCGCCCGAACTGCCGCCCGCGATGGCAGCGAGACTCACCGGCTACGACTGGCATCGCAACCTCGTCGGCGAGGCCGGCGCGCGCGTCCATCGTCTGCATCGAGCCGATGCGCCGACGCTGTATCTCAAACATGGCGACGGAAATGCGGCGATCGCCATCGTCGACGAGTTCGCCCGACTGCAGTGGTTCGCCGAGCGCTGGCCGGTACCTCGCGTCGAGCACTTCGAATGGGCGGGCGACACGGCCTGGTTACTCACCCTCGCGCTCCCCGGTCGCACCGCCTACGAATGGCTCGAAGACGATCCCGCTAGGGCCGAGGCGATCGTGACCTCCCTCGGGCGATGCCTTCGCGACCTGCACAAGCTACCGGTCAACACCTGCCCCTTCAATGCGAATCACCGGCTGCAACTCGACCTCGCGCGGGAGCGCCTGGCCGCCGGCCTCATCGATGCCGACGACTTCGACGAGGCGCGTCAAGGCTGGACGCCGCAGCAGGTGTGGGACGCGCTGGTCGCAATGCTGCCGCTGGCCGAGGACCCCGTGGTGAGCCACGGCGACTTCTCGCTCGACAACCTCCTCATGAGCGAGGACGGCGAGGTCGTCGGCGTGATCGACCTCGGCCGCGCGGGCGTCGCGGATCGCTCCCGCGACCTCGCCATCCTGGCGAACTGCCTCGATGAATTCGGCCCGACGCTGCGCGACACGCTCTTCAGCGCGTACGGCATCGCCCAGCCCGATCTGCGCAAGCTCGAATTCCACCTGCTGCTCGACGAGTGTTTCTGA
- a CDS encoding dihydroneopterin aldolase, protein MRRNNRQVIHINGLRFGANLGVLDFERQGPQPILVDAEINLGAQTIVSRDADIGHVLDYRRVRTIIIDECTAEHTDLLEALLGKLCVRLMKLPGVVGVRIKVTKLEIFPDCQVAISAECGQW, encoded by the coding sequence CTGCGCCGCAACAACCGCCAGGTCATCCACATCAACGGGCTGCGCTTCGGCGCCAACCTCGGCGTGCTCGACTTCGAGCGCCAGGGGCCGCAGCCCATCCTGGTCGACGCCGAGATCAACCTCGGCGCGCAGACCATCGTCTCGCGCGACGCCGACATCGGCCACGTGCTGGACTACCGCCGCGTGCGCACCATCATCATCGACGAGTGCACCGCGGAACACACCGACCTGCTCGAAGCCCTGCTGGGCAAGCTCTGCGTCCGGCTGATGAAGCTGCCCGGTGTGGTGGGCGTGCGCATCAAGGTGACCAAGCTCGAAATCTTCCCCGACTGCCAAGTCGCAATCAGCGCCGAATGTGGCCAGTGGTGA
- the ttcA gene encoding tRNA 2-thiocytidine(32) synthetase TtcA — MTTEILSPVADTAIDSAIDASAAEAIQASEAAKKHAHEMNKLSKRLHRQVGQAIGDFNMIEDGDKVMVCVSGGKDSYSLLDILINLRDRAPIKFSIVAVNLDQKQPGFPEDILPAYLKSRGVDFHIEEQDTYSIVKRLVPEGKTTCSLCSRLRRGILYRVAGELGATKIALGHHRDDIVTTLMLNMFFGSRMKGMPAKLVSDDGKNVVIRPLAYVKESDLERWAEHREFPIIPCNLCGSQPNLQRATVKAMLQDWDKRFPGRVDNMFTAMGNIVTSHMMDRELFPFQTIKATGAPVADGDIAFDEDEQCGTPAPATGVVNFVRPGAKGQVPAPVDDAGEAYSAAD, encoded by the coding sequence ATGACAACCGAAATCCTCTCCCCCGTCGCCGACACCGCCATCGACAGCGCCATCGACGCGAGCGCCGCCGAGGCGATCCAGGCCTCCGAGGCCGCGAAGAAGCACGCGCACGAGATGAACAAGCTCTCGAAGCGTCTGCACCGCCAGGTCGGCCAGGCGATCGGCGACTTCAACATGATCGAGGACGGCGACAAGGTCATGGTCTGCGTGTCCGGCGGCAAGGACAGCTACTCGCTGCTGGACATCCTGATCAACCTGCGCGACCGCGCGCCGATCAAGTTCAGCATCGTGGCCGTCAACCTCGACCAGAAGCAGCCCGGCTTCCCCGAGGACATCCTGCCCGCCTACCTGAAGTCGCGCGGCGTGGACTTCCACATCGAGGAGCAGGACACCTACTCCATCGTCAAGCGCCTGGTGCCCGAGGGCAAGACCACCTGCTCGCTGTGCTCGCGCCTGCGGCGCGGCATCCTGTATCGCGTGGCGGGCGAACTCGGCGCGACCAAGATCGCGCTGGGCCACCACCGCGACGACATCGTCACCACGCTGATGCTGAACATGTTCTTCGGCAGCCGCATGAAGGGCATGCCCGCCAAGCTCGTCAGCGACGACGGCAAGAACGTCGTCATCCGCCCGCTGGCCTATGTGAAGGAATCGGACCTGGAACGCTGGGCCGAGCACCGCGAGTTCCCCATCATCCCGTGCAACCTCTGCGGCAGCCAGCCCAACCTGCAGCGCGCCACCGTCAAGGCCATGCTGCAGGACTGGGACAAGCGCTTCCCGGGCCGCGTGGACAACATGTTCACGGCGATGGGCAACATCGTGACCTCGCACATGATGGACCGCGAGCTGTTCCCGTTCCAGACGATCAAGGCCACCGGCGCCCCGGTCGCCGACGGCGACATCGCCTTCGACGAGGACGAGCAGTGCGGCACCCCGGCGCCGGCCACCGGTGTCGTCAACTTCGTCCGTCCAGGCGCGAAGGGGCAAGTCCCGGCCCCCGTCGACGACGCAGGCGAGGCGTACTCGGCCGCCGACTGA
- a CDS encoding DUF4136 domain-containing protein — protein MFTLNRRVALMSLGAAAALSLAGCAALSTVVADAQTFGSWPAGRQPGTFAFERLPSQQRNEANQASLEDAARGALLKAGFTESADPKAADIIVSLGARVSRSGPAPWDDPLWWRWNGSYWGWRYGPAWRPYYSRWGYSYPMDPMMERRYDREVAMLLRDRKTNEPLYEARASNDGLTEGGKELFGALFEASMTDFPQTRPEPHRVSVQLPPSK, from the coding sequence ATGTTCACCTTGAATCGTCGAGTCGCCCTGATGAGCCTGGGCGCGGCGGCGGCGCTGTCCCTCGCCGGCTGTGCCGCCCTCAGTACCGTGGTCGCCGATGCGCAGACCTTCGGCAGTTGGCCGGCAGGTCGCCAGCCCGGCACCTTCGCCTTCGAGCGGCTGCCCTCGCAGCAGCGCAATGAAGCCAACCAGGCCTCGCTCGAGGACGCCGCCCGCGGCGCGCTGCTGAAGGCCGGCTTCACCGAGTCCGCCGATCCCAAGGCCGCCGACATCATCGTGTCGCTGGGCGCGCGCGTCTCGCGCTCCGGCCCGGCGCCGTGGGACGACCCGCTCTGGTGGCGCTGGAACGGCAGCTACTGGGGCTGGCGCTACGGCCCGGCCTGGCGTCCGTACTACAGCCGCTGGGGCTATTCGTACCCGATGGATCCGATGATGGAGCGCCGCTACGACCGCGAGGTCGCCATGCTGCTGCGCGACCGCAAGACCAACGAGCCGCTGTATGAGGCGCGCGCCTCCAACGACGGTCTGACGGAGGGCGGCAAGGAGCTCTTCGGCGCGCTCTTCGAGGCGTCGATGACCGACTTCCCGCAGACCCGTCCCGAGCCGCATCGCGTGAGCGTGCAGCTGCCGCCGTCGAAGTAG
- the glmU gene encoding bifunctional UDP-N-acetylglucosamine diphosphorylase/glucosamine-1-phosphate N-acetyltransferase GlmU: MSLNIVVMAAGKGTRMKSSLPKVLHKLAGRGLLQHVLGNTAALDAQARIVITGHGAEQVEAAVGGEGVRFVRQEPQLGTGHAIQQTIPALVAGGSTLILSGDTPLISTATTRALVEACGGEKLVLLTIEYADPTGYGRIVREGEAVKAIVEHKDASDAQRAIRECYTGIMAAPTEALKRWVGQLTNNNAQGEYYLTDIVAMAVAEGVSVVGVKTRDETEVLGVNSPSQLAQLERRFQLVQAETLMTAGVRLADPSRFDLRGTLSCGKDVEIDVNCVFEGDVTLGDGVRIGANCVIRNATIAANARIHEFTHIDGEAAGASVGEGALIGPFARLRPGAQLGAEVHIGNFVEVKNSTLAKGAKANHLAYLGDATVGERVNFGAGSITANYDGANKHRTTIGADVHVGSNCVLVAPVTLGDGATIGGGSTITKEVAPGQLAVARGRQTAISGWSRPKKGK; encoded by the coding sequence ATGTCGCTGAACATCGTCGTCATGGCCGCGGGCAAGGGCACCCGCATGAAGTCCAGCCTGCCCAAGGTGCTGCACAAGCTGGCCGGCCGCGGGCTGCTCCAGCACGTGCTCGGCAACACCGCCGCGCTGGACGCGCAGGCCCGCATCGTCATCACCGGTCACGGCGCGGAGCAGGTCGAAGCGGCCGTCGGCGGCGAGGGCGTCCGCTTCGTGCGCCAGGAACCCCAGCTCGGCACCGGGCACGCGATCCAGCAGACCATCCCGGCGCTGGTCGCCGGCGGCAGCACGCTGATCCTCAGCGGCGACACCCCGCTGATCAGCACCGCGACGACGCGCGCGCTGGTCGAGGCCTGCGGCGGCGAGAAGCTCGTGCTGCTGACCATCGAGTACGCCGACCCGACCGGCTACGGCCGCATCGTCCGCGAGGGGGAAGCGGTCAAGGCCATCGTCGAGCACAAGGACGCCAGCGACGCGCAGCGCGCTATCCGCGAGTGCTACACCGGCATCATGGCCGCACCCACCGAGGCGCTGAAGCGCTGGGTCGGTCAGCTGACCAACAACAACGCCCAGGGCGAGTACTACCTGACCGACATCGTCGCGATGGCCGTCGCCGAAGGCGTCTCCGTCGTCGGCGTGAAGACGCGCGACGAGACCGAAGTGCTGGGCGTCAACAGCCCCTCGCAGCTCGCTCAACTGGAGCGTCGCTTCCAGCTCGTCCAGGCGGAGACGCTGATGACGGCGGGCGTGCGTCTGGCCGATCCGTCGCGCTTCGACCTGCGCGGCACGCTAAGCTGCGGCAAGGACGTCGAGATCGACGTCAACTGCGTCTTCGAAGGCGACGTCACGCTGGGCGACGGCGTGCGCATCGGCGCGAACTGCGTGATCCGCAACGCGACGATCGCCGCCAACGCCCGCATCCATGAGTTCACCCACATCGACGGCGAGGCCGCCGGCGCCAGCGTCGGCGAGGGCGCGCTGATCGGCCCGTTCGCGCGGCTGCGTCCGGGCGCCCAGCTCGGCGCCGAGGTCCACATCGGCAACTTCGTCGAGGTGAAGAACTCCACGCTGGCCAAGGGCGCCAAGGCCAACCACCTGGCCTACCTGGGCGACGCCACCGTCGGCGAACGCGTCAACTTCGGCGCCGGCAGCATCACCGCCAACTACGACGGCGCCAACAAGCACCGCACGACCATCGGCGCGGACGTGCACGTGGGCTCCAACTGCGTGCTGGTCGCACCCGTCACGCTGGGCGACGGCGCCACCATCGGCGGCGGATCGACCATCACCAAGGAGGTCGCCCCCGGCCAGTTGGCTGTGGCGCGGGGCCGACAAACGGCGATTTCCGGCTGGAGCCGGCCCAAGAAGGGGAAGTGA
- a CDS encoding transposase translates to MARPLRIEFPGAVYHVATRADAPVFSDDEDRQTLLSLIEQAADRFDAQVLAYGLGREHYELLLFTRQANLSRLMRHLNGVYTQAHNRRHGQIGHVFQGRFKAVLVDREHLLLDACRYVELIGRRSGLASSPTAWRWSSLQAHAGLVTAPEWLEIDGLWTNVLGRVPQNAADRRKAAQRYQAIVESEPDLDIWSQLRHQIFLGDAAFVQRTVRLSEHPPRTPRPRRWGDWLKASGSREEALYRAHTEGGQSMTELARELGLSVSRVSRLIAGHERQR, encoded by the coding sequence ATGGCCAGGCCCCTCCGCATCGAATTCCCCGGCGCCGTCTATCACGTGGCGACACGTGCCGACGCCCCCGTCTTCTCCGACGACGAGGATCGTCAGACGCTGCTCAGCCTCATCGAGCAGGCGGCTGACCGCTTCGACGCCCAGGTGCTCGCCTACGGGCTGGGCCGGGAGCACTACGAGCTGCTGCTGTTCACGCGGCAGGCGAACCTCTCCCGGCTGATGCGCCATCTGAACGGCGTGTACACCCAGGCGCACAACCGGCGGCATGGGCAGATCGGGCATGTCTTCCAAGGCCGGTTCAAGGCGGTGCTGGTGGATCGCGAGCATCTGCTGCTGGACGCCTGCCGCTACGTGGAACTGATCGGGCGTCGTTCCGGACTGGCGTCCTCGCCGACGGCCTGGCGGTGGAGCAGTCTGCAGGCGCACGCCGGGCTGGTGACCGCGCCGGAATGGCTGGAGATCGACGGCCTGTGGACGAACGTCCTGGGCCGCGTGCCGCAGAACGCGGCCGACCGTCGCAAGGCGGCGCAGCGCTATCAGGCGATCGTGGAGTCAGAACCGGATCTCGACATCTGGAGCCAGCTGCGACACCAGATCTTCCTCGGCGATGCGGCCTTCGTTCAACGCACCGTGCGGCTGAGCGAGCACCCGCCGCGCACACCGCGTCCGCGACGCTGGGGCGATTGGCTCAAGGCCAGCGGCAGCAGGGAAGAGGCGCTGTATCGCGCGCACACCGAAGGCGGCCAGTCGATGACTGAACTCGCACGGGAATTGGGATTGTCAGTGTCTCGAGTGAGCCGGCTGATCGCCGGCCACGAACGGCAGCGCTGA